One region of Paucibacter aquatile genomic DNA includes:
- a CDS encoding NAD(P)(+) transhydrogenase (Re/Si-specific) subunit beta has translation MSLNLVTFLYLVASVCFIQALKGLSHPTTSIRGNLFGMVGMAIAALTTVALILKLAGGQSLGLAYVLAGLVVGGGIGAYMAQKVEMTKMPELVAFMHSMIGLAAVFIAATAVLEPWAFAITAKGEPIPGGNRIELALGAFIGAITFSGSVIAFGKLSGKYKFRLFQGAPVSFPGQHKLNLALGLAALFFCFGFWHSQSWLDFGLILALGFALGVLLIIPIGGADMPVVVSMLNSYSGWAAAGIGFSLNNSMLIIAGSLVGSSGAILSYIMCKAMNRSFFNVILGGFGGDTSSASAGAAVQRTVKSGSADDAAFILGNAETVVIVPGYGLAVARAQHAVKELAEKLTHKGITVKYAIHPVAGRMPGHMNVLLAEAEVPYDQVFEMEDINGEFGQVDVAIVLGANDVVNPAALTKGSPIYGMPILEAYKAKTIIVNKRSMAAGYAGLDNELFYMDKTMMVFGDAKKVVEDMVKAVE, from the coding sequence ATGAGCCTGAATCTCGTCACCTTCCTGTATCTGGTCGCCAGCGTCTGCTTCATTCAGGCGCTCAAGGGGCTTTCGCACCCGACCACCTCGATTCGCGGCAATCTCTTCGGCATGGTCGGCATGGCCATCGCTGCCCTGACCACGGTGGCCCTGATCCTCAAGCTGGCCGGTGGCCAGAGCCTGGGCCTGGCCTATGTGCTGGCCGGCCTGGTGGTCGGCGGCGGCATCGGCGCCTACATGGCGCAGAAGGTCGAGATGACCAAGATGCCCGAGTTGGTCGCCTTCATGCACAGCATGATCGGCCTGGCCGCGGTCTTCATCGCCGCCACTGCGGTGCTGGAGCCCTGGGCTTTTGCCATCACGGCCAAGGGCGAGCCGATCCCGGGCGGCAACCGCATCGAGCTGGCGCTGGGCGCCTTCATCGGCGCCATCACCTTCAGCGGTTCGGTGATCGCCTTCGGCAAGCTCTCGGGCAAGTACAAGTTCCGCCTCTTCCAGGGCGCGCCGGTGTCCTTCCCGGGTCAGCACAAGCTCAACCTGGCCCTGGGCCTGGCGGCGCTGTTCTTCTGCTTCGGCTTCTGGCATTCGCAGAGCTGGCTGGACTTCGGCCTGATCCTGGCCCTGGGCTTTGCGCTGGGCGTGCTGCTCATCATCCCGATCGGCGGTGCCGACATGCCGGTGGTGGTGTCCATGCTGAACAGCTACTCGGGTTGGGCGGCCGCCGGCATCGGCTTCAGCCTGAACAACAGCATGCTGATCATCGCGGGCTCGCTGGTGGGCAGCTCGGGGGCCATCCTGAGCTACATCATGTGCAAGGCCATGAACCGCAGCTTCTTCAATGTGATCCTGGGCGGGTTTGGTGGTGACACCTCCAGCGCATCGGCCGGTGCCGCCGTACAGCGCACGGTCAAGAGCGGCAGCGCCGATGACGCCGCCTTCATCCTTGGCAATGCCGAGACGGTGGTGATCGTGCCCGGCTACGGCCTGGCGGTGGCGCGCGCCCAGCATGCGGTCAAGGAGCTGGCCGAGAAGCTCACGCACAAAGGCATCACGGTCAAGTACGCCATCCACCCGGTGGCCGGCCGCATGCCCGGCCATATGAACGTGCTGCTGGCCGAGGCCGAAGTGCCTTACGACCAGGTCTTCGAGATGGAAGACATCAACGGCGAGTTCGGCCAGGTCGATGTCGCCATCGTGCTGGGTGCCAACGATGTGGTGAACCCGGCCGCGCTGACCAAGGGCAGCCCCATCTACGGCATGCCCATCCTCGAGGCCTACAAGGCCAAGACCATCATCGTCAACAAGCGCTCGATGGCGGCCGGTTATGCCGGTCTGGACAACGAGCTCTTCTATATGGACAAGACCATGATGGTCTTCGGAGACGCCAAGAAGGTGGTGGAGGACATGGTCAAGGCGGTGGAATAG
- a CDS encoding NAD(P) transhydrogenase subunit alpha part 2 — MELVSPTLTNLIIFVLAIYVGYHVVWTVTPALHTPLMAVTNAISAIVIVGAMLAAALTETDAGKLMGTLAVALAAVNVFGGFLVTRRMLEMFKKKAPKPADKNTKAAEVRS, encoded by the coding sequence ATGGAACTCGTCAGCCCCACCCTCACCAATCTGATCATCTTCGTGCTGGCCATCTACGTGGGCTACCACGTGGTCTGGACGGTCACGCCTGCCTTGCACACGCCGCTGATGGCGGTGACTAACGCCATCTCGGCCATCGTCATCGTCGGCGCCATGCTGGCCGCGGCCCTGACCGAGACCGACGCCGGCAAGCTCATGGGCACCCTGGCCGTGGCCCTGGCGGCGGTCAATGTCTTCGGCGGCTTCCTGGTCACGCGCCGGATGCTGGAGATGTTCAAGAAGAAGGCGCCCAAGCCCGCCGACAAGAACACCAAGGCCGCGGAGGTCCGGTCATGA
- a CDS encoding Re/Si-specific NAD(P)(+) transhydrogenase subunit alpha encodes MQIGVPRERAAGETRVAATPETVKKLKAQGHSVQVEREAGLAASITDEAYLAAGADIVEHAAALGADLVLKVRRPEAEELALMKSGATLVGMLDPFDRAGLQALAAAGLTSFALEAAPRTSRAQSMDVLSSQANIAGYKAVMMAAERYQRFFPMLMTAAGTVKAARVVILGVGVAGLQAIATAKRLGAVIEASDVRPAVKEQVESLGAKFIDVPYETQEEREAAEGVGGYARPMPPSWLDRQRAEVAKRVAQADVVISTALIPGRAAPQLISEDMVRSMKPGSVIVDLAAGRGADGVGGNCPLTEAGRTVVKHGVTLVGETNLPALVAADASALYARNVLDFLKLVLAKDGTLSVPLDDDIVAACLVSQGGEVKRS; translated from the coding sequence ATGCAGATAGGTGTTCCGCGCGAGCGCGCGGCCGGAGAGACGCGGGTGGCTGCCACCCCGGAGACGGTCAAGAAGCTGAAGGCGCAAGGCCACAGCGTGCAGGTCGAGCGCGAGGCCGGCCTGGCCGCCAGCATCACCGATGAGGCTTACCTGGCCGCCGGCGCCGACATCGTCGAGCATGCCGCCGCTCTGGGCGCCGATCTGGTGCTCAAGGTGCGCCGGCCCGAGGCCGAGGAATTGGCCTTGATGAAATCGGGCGCCACCCTGGTCGGAATGCTGGACCCCTTCGACCGCGCCGGCCTGCAGGCCCTGGCCGCGGCCGGCCTGACCAGCTTTGCGCTGGAAGCCGCACCGCGCACCTCACGTGCCCAGAGCATGGACGTGCTCTCCAGCCAGGCCAATATCGCCGGCTACAAGGCGGTGATGATGGCGGCCGAGCGCTACCAGCGCTTCTTCCCCATGCTGATGACGGCGGCCGGCACGGTCAAGGCGGCGCGCGTGGTTATCCTCGGCGTCGGCGTGGCCGGCCTGCAGGCGATTGCCACGGCCAAGCGACTGGGCGCGGTGATCGAGGCCTCAGATGTGCGGCCTGCCGTCAAGGAACAGGTCGAGTCGCTCGGCGCCAAGTTCATCGACGTGCCCTACGAAACCCAGGAAGAGCGTGAAGCGGCCGAGGGCGTGGGCGGTTATGCCCGGCCCATGCCGCCGAGCTGGCTGGACCGCCAGCGCGCCGAGGTGGCCAAGCGCGTGGCCCAGGCCGATGTGGTGATCAGCACCGCCCTGATCCCGGGCCGCGCCGCGCCGCAGTTGATCAGCGAGGACATGGTGCGCAGCATGAAGCCGGGCTCGGTCATCGTCGACCTGGCCGCTGGCCGTGGCGCCGATGGCGTGGGCGGCAACTGCCCGCTGACCGAAGCCGGCCGCACGGTGGTCAAACATGGCGTCACCCTGGTTGGCGAAACCAATCTGCCGGCCCTGGTGGCGGCCGATGCCTCGGCCCTGTATGCCCGCAATGTGCTGGACTTCCTCAAGCTCGTCCTCGCCAAGGACGGCACGCTCAGCGTGCCCCTCGATGACGACATCGTCGCCGCCTGCCTGGTCAGCCAGGGTGGCGAGGTCAAGCGCAGCTAG
- a CDS encoding NUDIX hydrolase, which produces MTNHERWKPSVTVAAVVERDGRYLLVEEETPEGLMLNNPAGHLDPGETPLQAVVREALEETARAFTPESFLGCYLARFQRPARQEDVTYLRLAFSGSVGEEIAGHALDQGIVRTLWLSLDELRATAARHRSPLVLRCCEDHAAGRRLPLEAVYNDASLFAPLQKL; this is translated from the coding sequence ATGACAAATCACGAACGCTGGAAGCCTTCGGTCACGGTCGCAGCCGTGGTTGAGCGCGATGGCCGCTACCTGCTGGTCGAGGAAGAGACGCCCGAGGGCCTGATGCTGAACAACCCGGCCGGCCATCTCGACCCAGGCGAGACGCCGCTTCAGGCGGTGGTGCGCGAGGCCCTGGAGGAAACGGCGCGAGCCTTCACACCCGAGTCCTTCCTGGGCTGCTATCTGGCCCGCTTCCAGCGGCCGGCGCGGCAGGAGGATGTCACCTATCTGCGCCTGGCCTTCAGTGGCAGCGTCGGGGAAGAGATCGCGGGCCACGCCCTCGACCAGGGCATCGTGCGCACGCTCTGGCTCAGCCTGGACGAGCTGCGCGCCACCGCCGCGCGCCACCGCAGCCCCCTGGTGCTGCGCTGCTGCGAGGACCATGCCGCGGGCCGGCGCCTGCCGCTGGAAGCGGTGTACAACGATGCCTCACTGTTTGCACCCTTGCAGAAACTCTGA
- a CDS encoding DUF535 family protein yields MKLHPFRITPHCERISAKDRFKIYLGALLHPTPTQRWLNFVSAHPVLMGAVREHPKLLSKIYRPYFSRRLGCARRVELLMDHYGFMLEQGLEPVLARAARENLVLCELSGKSGATFQVELSAVHEGHREGDLCLRLMLDGEMVFSASFVFMHRQGKPCVAIGRLQGGRCEGSRELVRRATKDFYGCRPGVVLVQAVRQIGASLGCERLILISNRDRVALNPWRRRKISSNYDALWGEIGARPSECGSFELRCDEVPQPALEEVPSRKRTEVKRKFAMLDAMYAGLRLQPPA; encoded by the coding sequence ATGAAGCTGCATCCTTTTCGAATCACCCCTCATTGCGAACGCATCAGCGCCAAAGATCGCTTCAAGATCTATCTGGGCGCTCTGCTGCATCCGACCCCGACCCAACGCTGGCTGAACTTTGTCAGCGCCCACCCGGTGCTGATGGGGGCAGTGCGCGAGCACCCCAAGCTGCTGAGCAAGATCTACCGCCCGTATTTTTCGCGTCGCCTCGGTTGCGCACGCCGGGTGGAGCTGCTGATGGATCACTACGGTTTCATGCTCGAGCAGGGCCTGGAGCCGGTTCTGGCCCGGGCGGCACGCGAGAACCTGGTGCTCTGTGAGCTGAGTGGCAAGTCGGGCGCGACCTTCCAGGTCGAGCTCTCGGCCGTTCACGAAGGCCATCGCGAAGGGGATCTCTGCCTGCGTCTGATGCTGGACGGCGAGATGGTGTTCAGCGCCTCCTTTGTCTTCATGCACCGCCAGGGCAAGCCTTGCGTGGCCATCGGCCGCCTGCAGGGCGGGCGCTGCGAGGGCTCGCGTGAGCTGGTGCGCCGCGCCACCAAGGACTTCTACGGCTGCCGCCCCGGCGTGGTGCTGGTGCAGGCGGTGCGGCAGATCGGCGCCTCGCTCGGCTGCGAGCGCCTGATCCTGATCAGCAACCGCGATCGTGTGGCGCTCAACCCCTGGCGCCGCCGCAAGATCAGCTCCAACTACGACGCCTTGTGGGGCGAGATCGGTGCGCGACCCAGCGAGTGCGGCAGTTTCGAGCTGCGCTGCGACGAGGTGCCTCAGCCGGCTCTGGAAGAGGTGCCTTCGCGCAAGCGTACCGAGGTCAAGCGCAAGTTCGCCATGCTGGATGCCATGTACGCGGGCTTGCGGCTGCAGCCGCCGGCCTGA
- the mnmA gene encoding tRNA 2-thiouridine(34) synthase MnmA, which yields MNSKQRIVVGLSGGVDSAVTAYLLKKAGHEVVGIFMKNWEDDDDSEYCSSNIDFVDAAAVADVIGIEIEHVNFAADYKDRVFAAFLREYQAGRTPNPDVLCNAEIKFKAFLDHAMRLGAEKIATGHYARVRQRDGRTELLKGVDNSKDQSYFLHRLNQAQLAKTLFPVGELHKTEVRRIAEEIGLPNAKKKDSTGICFIGERPFREFLNRYLAHQPGPIKDERGRKLGEHVGLSFYTLGQRQGLGIGGVKEKGTPRGGGEHEPWFVARKDMEKNTLIVVQGHQHPLLLSQALVADDLSWTDTQPAFGGFGAKTRYRQADAACAFHPDTPAAGHCRVDFAQPQWAVTPGQSLVLYDGEVCLGGGVIAEAIAAPAAG from the coding sequence ATGAACTCCAAGCAACGCATCGTCGTCGGCCTGTCCGGCGGCGTCGATTCCGCCGTCACCGCCTACCTGCTGAAAAAAGCCGGCCACGAAGTCGTGGGCATCTTCATGAAGAACTGGGAGGACGATGACGACAGCGAGTACTGTTCCTCCAACATCGACTTCGTCGACGCGGCCGCGGTGGCCGATGTGATCGGCATCGAGATCGAGCATGTCAACTTCGCCGCCGACTACAAGGATCGCGTCTTCGCCGCCTTCCTGCGCGAGTACCAGGCCGGCCGCACGCCCAACCCCGATGTGCTGTGCAATGCCGAGATCAAGTTCAAGGCCTTTCTCGACCACGCCATGCGCCTGGGCGCCGAGAAAATCGCCACCGGCCATTACGCTCGCGTGCGCCAACGCGACGGCCGGACGGAATTGCTCAAGGGCGTGGACAACAGCAAGGACCAGAGCTACTTCCTGCACCGCCTGAACCAGGCCCAGCTGGCCAAGACCCTGTTCCCGGTCGGCGAGCTGCACAAGACCGAGGTGCGCCGCATCGCCGAGGAAATCGGCCTGCCGAACGCCAAGAAGAAGGATTCGACCGGCATCTGCTTCATCGGCGAACGGCCCTTCCGTGAGTTCCTGAACCGCTATCTGGCGCACCAGCCCGGCCCGATCAAGGACGAGCGCGGCCGCAAGCTGGGCGAGCATGTCGGCCTGTCCTTCTACACCCTGGGCCAGCGCCAGGGCCTGGGCATCGGCGGCGTGAAGGAAAAAGGGACGCCGCGCGGCGGCGGCGAACACGAGCCCTGGTTCGTGGCGCGCAAGGACATGGAGAAGAACACCTTGATCGTCGTTCAAGGCCACCAGCACCCGCTGCTGCTAAGCCAGGCCCTGGTCGCCGACGACCTGTCCTGGACCGATACCCAGCCCGCTTTTGGCGGCTTCGGCGCCAAGACCCGCTATCGGCAGGCTGATGCCGCCTGCGCCTTCCACCCCGATACGCCGGCCGCAGGCCACTGCCGCGTGGACTTTGCCCAGCCGCAATGGGCCGTCACCCCGGGCCAGAGCCTGGTGCTCTACGACGGCGAGGTCTGCCTGGGCGGCGGCGTGATTGCCGAGGCCATCGCCGCGCCGGCCGCAGGCTGA
- a CDS encoding sensor histidine kinase yields MQNPLNTSPLRLLDQQLDRILARVAQPNVVLRVAALSICLLELAAAIAGLLGYRTDAYDGAVPALYLRWGGSSNDPILLIGCFSLVLLFAWGYWRLAREGRADQPPPNTLLRLVLIDLLAIAVTPGLPFLVTALAAVLLRARTAFLFALAQIGINLAMNWLLPLAEVVTPGSSGVPNWLDNMGLLMAMVALHGMAFGLGRMAAAESEKRRWLQAMLAERLSAEQLQAEQLRYNERTLMARELHDVVGHHLTALNLQLQLSSALLQRADGEGAALAVDKARQSAANLLADVRQAVSQQRSSQRIDLSTALQALVDGIASTHIELTIAPTARDLSPRVAHALLRCVQEAVTNSVRHARASRVSIEVAIESHETSLGTDVLPQGEVRVSIDDNGLGATHLKPGNGLQGMAERMSELGGRMEVQRSQPGFRIELRCPRTA; encoded by the coding sequence TTGCAGAATCCGCTGAACACCTCTCCGCTGCGCTTGCTGGACCAGCAACTGGACCGCATCCTGGCCCGCGTGGCGCAACCCAATGTGGTGCTGCGGGTGGCCGCCCTGTCGATCTGCCTGCTGGAGCTGGCTGCGGCCATCGCCGGCCTGCTGGGCTACCGCACCGACGCCTACGACGGCGCCGTGCCGGCCCTCTACCTGCGTTGGGGCGGCAGCAGCAACGACCCCATCCTCCTGATCGGCTGCTTCAGCCTGGTGCTGCTGTTCGCCTGGGGTTATTGGCGATTGGCCCGTGAAGGCCGCGCCGACCAGCCGCCCCCGAACACCCTGCTGCGCCTGGTGCTGATCGATCTGCTGGCCATCGCCGTGACGCCGGGCCTGCCCTTTTTGGTCACGGCCCTGGCCGCTGTCTTGCTGCGCGCGCGCACCGCCTTCCTCTTCGCTCTGGCCCAGATCGGCATCAACCTGGCCATGAACTGGCTGCTGCCCCTGGCCGAGGTGGTGACGCCGGGCAGCAGCGGCGTGCCCAACTGGCTGGACAATATGGGCTTGCTGATGGCCATGGTGGCCCTGCATGGCATGGCCTTCGGGCTGGGCCGCATGGCCGCCGCCGAATCCGAGAAACGCCGCTGGCTGCAAGCCATGCTGGCCGAGCGCCTGAGTGCCGAGCAGTTGCAGGCCGAGCAGCTGCGCTACAACGAGCGCACCCTGATGGCACGCGAGCTGCACGATGTGGTCGGCCACCACCTGACCGCGCTGAACCTGCAGCTGCAGCTGAGCAGCGCCCTGCTGCAGCGCGCCGATGGCGAAGGCGCAGCCCTGGCCGTGGACAAGGCGAGGCAGAGTGCGGCCAATCTGCTGGCCGATGTGCGCCAGGCCGTCAGCCAGCAGCGCAGCTCGCAGCGCATCGACCTCAGCACCGCCTTGCAGGCTCTGGTCGACGGCATTGCCAGTACCCATATCGAACTGACCATCGCCCCCACCGCTCGCGACCTGAGCCCGCGCGTGGCCCATGCCCTGCTGCGCTGCGTGCAGGAGGCGGTGACCAACAGTGTTCGTCACGCCCGCGCCTCGCGGGTGAGCATCGAAGTGGCCATTGAGTCCCACGAAACGAGTCTTGGCACGGACGTCTTGCCACAAGGTGAAGTCCGCGTCAGCATTGACGACAACGGCCTGGGTGCCACCCACCTCAAGCCGGGCAACGGTCTGCAAGGCATGGCCGAGCGCATGAGCGAGCTGGGCGGGCGCATGGAGGTGCAGCGCAGCCAGCCCGGTTTCCGAATTGAATTGCGGTGTCCAAGGACAGCATGA
- a CDS encoding response regulator has translation MNNPIPPLPQLKPSSAAQAAAKGSIRLLLVEDQQLVRDGLKGLLALHEDIQIVGEANDGADALEQIARLGGEPPDLILSDMRMPRLDGLGLIRALAARALSIPVVLLTTFDDAAVFDEAVRAGARGFLLKAISTDTLVQALRDVAEGGTALRPSLTTRMERPASTAERAFLATEQPDPLSPKELQVLRLVASGRSNTEIAALLGNSEGVIKNHCSAIFSKMGVRDRTQAVLRAIDLGWI, from the coding sequence ATGAACAACCCCATCCCCCCTCTTCCTCAACTCAAGCCCAGCAGCGCCGCCCAAGCCGCGGCCAAGGGCAGCATTCGCCTCTTGCTGGTGGAAGACCAGCAACTGGTGCGCGATGGCCTCAAAGGCCTGCTGGCCCTGCATGAGGACATCCAGATCGTCGGTGAAGCCAACGACGGCGCCGATGCCTTGGAACAGATCGCCCGCCTGGGCGGCGAGCCGCCGGACCTGATCCTCTCCGACATGCGCATGCCGCGCCTGGACGGCCTGGGCCTGATCCGCGCCCTGGCCGCGCGGGCGCTCAGCATCCCCGTGGTGTTGCTCACCACTTTTGACGACGCGGCCGTGTTCGACGAGGCCGTGCGCGCCGGCGCCCGCGGTTTTCTGCTCAAGGCCATCAGCACCGACACCCTGGTGCAGGCCCTGCGCGATGTGGCCGAAGGCGGCACCGCCCTGCGCCCCTCGCTGACCACCCGCATGGAGCGCCCGGCCAGCACGGCCGAACGCGCCTTCCTGGCCACCGAACAGCCCGACCCGCTCTCGCCCAAGGAGCTGCAGGTGCTGCGCCTGGTCGCCAGCGGCCGCAGCAACACCGAGATCGCCGCCCTGCTGGGCAATAGCGAGGGCGTGATCAAGAACCACTGCTCGGCCATCTTCTCCAAGATGGGCGTGCGCGACCGCACGCAGGCGGTGTTGCGGGCGATCGACCTGGGTTGGATCTGA
- a CDS encoding CAP domain-containing protein: MKRPHFFFSRARSAWRLLGRWSLVLPMAGLGLALAQAAEAGAAKSCPSEAELRAELARLNAFRALPQSCGAHRLPAAPALRWDARLEASALAFASELSHGDQISHRGLKGSSLRQRFHQSGYVMRRAGENLAAGQESLDEVLATWTLSASHCENLMQAEFIDAGLACVVGPGRYDRYWVLHLGRPVEP, encoded by the coding sequence ATGAAACGCCCGCATTTTTTCTTTTCCCGCGCACGCAGCGCCTGGCGCTTGCTGGGGCGATGGAGCTTGGTCTTGCCAATGGCAGGCCTGGGCTTGGCCTTGGCCCAGGCGGCCGAAGCGGGGGCGGCGAAATCCTGCCCCAGCGAGGCCGAGCTTCGCGCCGAGCTGGCGCGGCTCAATGCCTTCCGTGCCCTGCCTCAGTCTTGCGGCGCCCACCGCCTGCCGGCTGCGCCGGCCCTGCGTTGGGATGCCCGGCTGGAGGCTTCGGCCCTGGCCTTTGCCAGCGAGCTCTCGCACGGCGACCAGATCAGCCATCGCGGGCTCAAGGGCAGCAGCCTGCGCCAGCGCTTTCATCAAAGCGGTTATGTGATGCGCCGCGCCGGTGAAAACCTGGCCGCCGGCCAGGAAAGCTTGGACGAGGTGCTGGCCACCTGGACCCTGAGCGCCAGCCACTGCGAGAACCTGATGCAGGCCGAGTTCATTGACGCCGGCCTGGCCTGTGTGGTCGGCCCGGGGCGGTATGACCGCTACTGGGTCCTCCATCTCGGCCGGCCTGTCGAGCCTTAG
- a CDS encoding type II secretion system protein, producing the protein MRRLARLRASCGFTYLGLLFFVALTAAALAALGQAWSTAAQRERERELQFRGEEIARAIQSYLKVTGGNSPQYPRTIEDLLVDRRGVKPLHHLRRAYADPFTGKPDWVLVPEPSQPERFHAVHSRSERALLKESRPDGMPLDKASDWLFVGRPQGAAASSPDPAASEPPVDRNGLPLR; encoded by the coding sequence ATGCGTCGCCTCGCTCGCCTGCGCGCTTCGTGCGGCTTCACCTACCTGGGGCTGCTGTTCTTTGTTGCTCTGACAGCGGCGGCCCTGGCCGCTTTGGGTCAGGCCTGGAGCACGGCGGCACAGCGCGAACGCGAGCGCGAGCTTCAGTTCCGCGGCGAGGAGATTGCGCGCGCCATCCAGAGCTACCTCAAGGTCACGGGCGGCAACTCGCCGCAGTACCCGCGCACGATCGAGGATCTGCTGGTCGACCGGCGCGGCGTCAAACCTCTCCATCATCTGCGTCGCGCCTATGCGGACCCCTTCACCGGCAAGCCCGATTGGGTGCTGGTGCCCGAGCCCAGCCAGCCCGAGCGCTTCCATGCGGTGCACAGCCGTTCGGAGCGCGCCTTGTTGAAGGAGAGTCGGCCCGACGGCATGCCTCTGGACAAGGCCAGCGATTGGCTCTTTGTGGGGCGCCCACAAGGGGCGGCAGCGTCCAGTCCGGATCCGGCGGCCAGCGAGCCCCCGGTGGATCGCAACGGCCTGCCTTTGCGCTGA
- a CDS encoding type II secretion system protein codes for MNAPRHTSARGRPRGFTLIELIVVMAIVALLASIAAPRYFNSLQKSRETALRSSLHVMRDAIDQFAADKGRYPDSLEELATARYIREIPEDPLTGSRDAWVTLPPPGDMQANGQLYDVRSGAAGRASDGRLFADW; via the coding sequence ATGAACGCCCCCCGTCACACCTCCGCCCGAGGCCGCCCCCGTGGCTTCACCCTGATCGAGCTGATCGTGGTCATGGCCATCGTCGCCCTGCTGGCTTCCATCGCAGCACCGCGTTACTTCAACAGCTTGCAGAAGTCGCGCGAGACGGCGCTGCGCAGCTCGCTCCATGTGATGCGCGATGCCATCGACCAGTTTGCCGCCGACAAAGGGCGTTATCCCGATTCGCTGGAAGAGCTGGCCACGGCCCGCTACATCCGCGAGATCCCCGAAGACCCGCTGACCGGCAGCCGCGATGCCTGGGTCACCCTGCCGCCGCCCGGCGATATGCAGGCCAATGGCCAACTCTACGATGTGCGCAGCGGTGCCGCCGGCCGAGCCAGCGATGGCCGGCTGTTTGCGGATTGGTGA
- a CDS encoding type II secretion system protein: MNTLRTCPNARGFTLIEMLVVLAMLAVLATAARPLLEMSVQRAREHELRSGLRQLRGALDAYKKAVEGGQIRSSPEDSGYPPDLESLVKGVVDVKTPDSRKLYFLRRLPRDPFADPALPAADTWGLRAADSPPDEPRSGKDVFDVYSRSDRRALDGTRLRDW, from the coding sequence GTGAACACTTTGCGCACATGCCCAAACGCTCGCGGCTTCACGCTGATCGAGATGCTGGTGGTGCTGGCCATGCTGGCCGTGCTGGCCACGGCGGCGCGGCCTCTGCTGGAGATGTCGGTGCAGCGCGCACGCGAGCATGAGTTGCGTTCCGGCCTGCGCCAGCTGCGCGGCGCGCTCGATGCCTACAAGAAGGCAGTCGAAGGCGGGCAGATCCGCAGCAGCCCTGAGGACAGCGGCTATCCGCCTGACCTGGAGTCCTTGGTCAAGGGCGTGGTGGATGTCAAAACCCCGGACAGCCGCAAGCTCTACTTTTTGCGCCGTCTGCCGCGTGATCCCTTTGCCGACCCAGCCCTGCCTGCCGCCGACACCTGGGGCTTGCGCGCCGCCGACAGCCCGCCCGACGAACCGCGCTCGGGCAAGGATGTGTTCGATGTCTATTCCCGCTCCGACCGTCGCGCACTCGACGGCACGCGCTTGCGTGATTGGTGA